Proteins from a genomic interval of Polaribacter sejongensis:
- a CDS encoding PUR family DNA/RNA-binding protein → MAERAERVEQEEIFSQVLRAGRRTYFFDVRATKADDYYLTVTESKKFTHDDGSFHYQKHKIYLYKEDFTDFQEMLGKATDYILNEKGSEVISERHQKDFKKEEGTETTEEVKSTESFTNVSFDDI, encoded by the coding sequence ATGGCAGAGAGAGCAGAGAGAGTTGAACAGGAAGAAATTTTTTCACAAGTATTAAGAGCAGGAAGAAGAACTTACTTTTTTGATGTAAGAGCAACAAAAGCAGATGATTACTACTTAACTGTTACGGAGAGCAAAAAGTTTACACATGATGATGGATCTTTCCATTACCAAAAGCACAAAATTTACTTATATAAAGAAGATTTTACCGATTTTCAAGAAATGTTAGGTAAAGCAACCGACTACATTTTAAATGAAAAAGGGAGCGAAGTAATTAGTGAGCGTCACCAAAAAGATTTTAAAAAGGAAGAAGGAACTGAAACTACTGAAGAAGTAAAATCTACAGAGAGTTTTACAAATGTTTCTTTTGACGATATATAA
- a CDS encoding CdaR family protein → MWFLITLSKEYTTSLTFSVNYKNIPQDKLLENKPTKEIDIIVKSTGFNIIRSGFGDKTITLNANSLRKKSSGSYYFLTKNQVNTIQKQLHSGIELQQIVLDTIYLDIGTLTSKKVPLKPNLDIKYQIGYDILEPVSVEPDSILISGPEAQVKNITSIDLKVIKLENVREDFSKDVEIVLPKNSGNVKFNAKFTTISGKVEKFTEGTLEVPFTIKNLPRGVDLTILNKTVEIVYVVGLSNFNKIDKNFFEVVCDYNLSKDNNLGYLLPKVIGKPDYVKSFKVIPNKIDFLIQK, encoded by the coding sequence ATGTGGTTTTTAATTACGCTTTCTAAAGAATATACCACTAGTCTCACTTTTTCTGTAAACTATAAAAATATTCCTCAAGATAAATTATTAGAAAATAAGCCTACAAAAGAAATAGATATCATTGTAAAATCTACTGGTTTTAATATTATAAGATCTGGTTTTGGTGATAAAACAATTACCCTAAATGCTAATAGTTTGCGTAAAAAATCTTCTGGGAGCTATTATTTTTTAACAAAAAACCAAGTTAACACGATTCAAAAACAATTGCATTCTGGCATTGAATTACAACAAATTGTGTTGGATACTATTTATTTAGATATTGGTACTTTAACTTCTAAAAAAGTGCCTTTAAAACCAAATTTAGATATTAAATATCAAATTGGTTATGATATTTTAGAGCCAGTAAGTGTAGAACCAGATAGTATCTTAATCTCAGGTCCAGAAGCACAAGTAAAGAACATAACTTCCATAGATTTAAAAGTAATAAAATTAGAGAATGTTAGAGAAGATTTTTCTAAAGATGTTGAAATTGTGTTGCCTAAAAACTCTGGTAACGTTAAGTTTAATGCTAAATTTACAACCATTAGTGGTAAAGTAGAGAAGTTTACAGAGGGTACTTTAGAAGTTCCCTTTACAATAAAAAACCTTCCAAGAGGAGTAGATTTAACGATACTTAATAAAACTGTAGAAATAGTTTATGTAGTAGGCCTTTCTAACTTTAATAAAATTGATAAAAACTTTTTTGAGGTAGTTTGTGATTATAATCTTTCTAAAGATAATAACCTGGGGTATTTGTTGCCTAAAGTAATAGGAAAACCAGATTATGTTAAAAGTTTTAAAGTGATACCTAATAAAATAGATTTTTTAATTCAGAAATAA
- a CDS encoding ABC transporter ATP-binding protein: METILSLKNLDKKYGKVHAVNNLSFDIERGNVYGILGPNGSGKSTTLGIILNVVNRTSGEFSWFDGKLTTHQALKKVGAIIERPNFYPYMTATQNLALICKIKEISTEKINEKLATVNLFDRRDSKFSTFSLGMKQRLAIASALLNDPEILILDEPTNGLDPQGIHEIRQIIQNIAANGTTILLASHLLDEVEKVCSHVVVIRKGVKLYAGRVDEMTASNGLFELKVETNEDKLMTILEEHPAIGKISKDHETIVATLNSEISSTEINEFLFKKGIILSHLVKRKPSLEQQFLDLTNNN, from the coding sequence TTGGAAACTATCTTATCACTAAAAAATCTCGATAAAAAATACGGAAAAGTTCACGCAGTAAACAATCTTTCTTTTGATATAGAGAGAGGAAATGTCTACGGAATTTTAGGTCCTAATGGAAGTGGAAAATCTACCACTTTAGGAATTATCTTAAATGTTGTAAACAGAACTTCTGGAGAATTTTCTTGGTTTGACGGAAAACTAACTACACATCAAGCCTTAAAAAAAGTAGGTGCAATTATAGAGCGACCTAATTTTTATCCTTACATGACAGCTACTCAGAACTTAGCTTTAATTTGTAAGATAAAAGAAATATCAACAGAAAAAATAAACGAGAAACTTGCAACCGTAAATCTTTTTGACCGGAGAGATAGCAAGTTTAGTACGTTTTCTTTAGGGATGAAACAACGTTTAGCTATTGCTTCTGCCCTATTAAATGATCCGGAAATTTTAATTTTAGACGAACCTACAAATGGTTTAGATCCGCAAGGTATTCATGAAATTCGTCAGATTATACAAAATATTGCAGCAAACGGAACCACTATTTTATTAGCTTCCCACCTATTAGACGAAGTAGAAAAAGTATGTTCTCACGTAGTGGTTATAAGAAAAGGTGTAAAATTATACGCAGGTCGTGTAGATGAAATGACAGCTTCTAATGGTTTGTTCGAGTTAAAAGTAGAAACGAACGAAGATAAATTAATGACTATTTTAGAAGAGCATCCTGCAATTGGTAAAATTAGTAAAGATCACGAAACCATAGTTGCTACTTTAAATAGCGAAATCTCATCAACAGAAATAAATGAATTTCTATTTAAAAAAGGGATTATTCTATCTCACTTGGTAAAACGTAAACCTAGTTTAGAGCAACAATTCTTAGATCTAACCAACAACAATTAA
- a CDS encoding chorismate-binding protein, with protein MNIIFNKIEENYKRNIPFVVYRKPNTESVNGFFMKDDTLHFTTQFKETGFVFAPFNADEKAVLFPLEKSEFIHENILIEENLSLNDTVSSEVSSDKEKHLHLVEKALDEINNNELIKVVVSRKEEIQLDEFDVLLTFKKILNTYANAFVYVWFHPKVGLWFGATPETLLNITGNTFKTMSLAGTQVYVDTEEVVWRGKELDEQQLVTDFIESQLKPISTNLKIDKTETVRAGNLLHLRSSVEGELRFTSNLKTLIRGLHPTPAVCGLPREKAEEFIYKHENYKRTFYSGFLGELNIENNSSSLFVNLRCMSVADKIASIYVGGGITKDSSAKKEWEETVAKTKTIKKIL; from the coding sequence TTGAATATTATTTTTAATAAAATTGAAGAAAATTACAAAAGAAACATCCCTTTTGTAGTTTATAGAAAACCGAATACAGAATCCGTTAATGGATTTTTTATGAAGGATGATACATTGCATTTTACAACTCAATTTAAAGAAACCGGATTTGTTTTTGCGCCTTTTAATGCTGATGAAAAAGCGGTTTTATTTCCTTTAGAAAAATCAGAATTTATTCATGAAAATATTTTAATTGAAGAAAATTTATCTCTTAATGATACTGTATCAAGCGAGGTAAGTTCTGATAAAGAAAAACATCTTCATTTGGTAGAAAAAGCGCTAGATGAAATAAATAATAACGAGCTTATTAAAGTTGTAGTCTCTAGAAAAGAAGAAATTCAATTAGATGAATTTGATGTGCTACTTACTTTTAAAAAAATATTAAATACCTATGCAAATGCATTTGTATATGTTTGGTTTCATCCAAAAGTAGGTTTGTGGTTTGGAGCCACTCCAGAAACACTTTTAAATATTACCGGAAATACTTTTAAAACGATGTCTTTAGCAGGTACTCAAGTTTATGTAGATACCGAGGAGGTTGTTTGGAGAGGTAAAGAATTAGATGAGCAGCAATTAGTTACAGATTTTATTGAAAGTCAATTAAAACCAATTTCTACCAATCTTAAAATTGATAAGACAGAAACGGTAAGAGCTGGGAATTTGTTGCATTTAAGAAGTAGTGTAGAAGGTGAGTTGAGGTTTACGTCCAATTTAAAAACATTAATTAGAGGCTTGCACCCAACACCTGCTGTTTGTGGCCTTCCAAGAGAAAAAGCTGAAGAGTTTATCTATAAACATGAAAACTATAAAAGAACATTTTATAGCGGTTTTTTAGGAGAACTAAATATTGAAAATAATAGTTCTTCTCTTTTTGTAAACTTAAGATGTATGAGTGTAGCAGATAAAATAGCTTCTATATATGTTGGTGGCGGAATTACAAAAGATAGTTCAGCAAAAAAAGAGTGGGAGGAAACTGTTGCTAAAACTAAGACAATTAAAAAAATACTTTAA
- a CDS encoding DUF1573 domain-containing protein: protein MKKITILLAFVITASFFTACKDGGSAVKKVNQENLDNAASRDNEIKKGTALISLDKTIYDFGTVNEGDLVETSFVVTNSGKTDLVITNAQGSCGCTVPTWPKAPIKPGETGTVDVKFNTNGRPNRQQKTVTLTTNTEAGRQVLTIKGSVTPKAK, encoded by the coding sequence ATGAAAAAAATAACAATTTTATTAGCATTTGTAATTACAGCATCTTTCTTTACAGCTTGTAAAGACGGAGGAAGTGCCGTTAAAAAAGTAAACCAAGAAAATTTAGATAACGCTGCATCTAGAGATAATGAAATTAAAAAAGGAACAGCTTTAATTTCATTAGATAAAACAATCTATGATTTTGGTACTGTAAATGAAGGAGATTTGGTAGAAACTAGTTTTGTGGTTACCAACTCTGGAAAAACAGACTTAGTAATTACAAACGCACAAGGTTCTTGTGGTTGTACAGTTCCTACTTGGCCAAAAGCACCAATTAAACCAGGAGAAACGGGTACTGTTGATGTGAAGTTTAATACAAACGGTAGACCAAATAGACAACAGAAAACAGTAACCTTAACAACAAACACAGAAGCTGGTAGACAGGTTTTAACAATTAAAGGTTCTGTAACACCAAAAGCAAAATAA
- a CDS encoding PaaI family thioesterase has protein sequence MDTVAILKAFNESSKNTLMETLDIEYVALGDDFLTAKMPVNSRVHQPYGQLHGGATAALAESVGSAASNFFIDSKTQFVNGIQLSINHIKSKREGVVFATAKNIHKGKTTHLWEVRIVDENDDLISVAKMTNIVLTKRS, from the coding sequence ATGGATACAGTTGCTATTTTAAAAGCATTTAACGAGAGTTCTAAAAACACATTAATGGAAACTCTTGATATTGAATATGTTGCTCTTGGTGATGATTTTTTAACTGCAAAAATGCCTGTGAACTCTAGGGTGCATCAACCTTACGGACAATTACATGGTGGCGCAACTGCGGCTTTGGCAGAAAGTGTGGGTAGTGCAGCGTCTAATTTTTTTATAGATAGTAAAACGCAGTTTGTAAACGGAATTCAGTTGTCTATAAATCATATAAAAAGCAAAAGAGAAGGAGTGGTTTTTGCTACTGCAAAGAACATTCATAAAGGTAAAACAACGCATTTGTGGGAGGTTAGAATTGTTGACGAAAATGACGATTTAATTTCCGTAGCAAAAATGACCAATATTGTTTTAACTAAGAGATCATAA
- a CDS encoding sensor histidine kinase codes for MGKKMFVLIVVLMSISLIGIIAVQLFWINNAVESRNEQFKNDIQKSLGNVTQRINDKEEAFFDKKMEDFFDNVGLANDAQIRNYLFQEIDTITKERFSIGTTYLEENFKLPTEFLDNDSIIVKRVTGKQDFFHSRLIKGVDNAFSSTDENRYSFTKRFKKIENAYNSAYFEDYKKITPLHQRISNNDLNNTIKEELEKRNVYLDFKYGVYSKDGLATKLKSGYYTINKKESYPYPLFFNENGDVEYELYVTFPSKDKHILSGLSGILILSLSFIFIIIIAFSSSLYQLIRQKKISEIKTDFINNMTHEFKTPIATINLALDSIKNPKIINDNEKVLRYVKMIRDENKRMHSQVENVLRISRLEKNQLDISKETIDMHDTIEDAITHVSLLIADRKGTINTHFEAIITEIPGNEFHLTNIIVNILENGLKYSEGAPKINVYTESANKFFIFKIKDEGIGMSKAVQKQVFDKFYREQKGNIHDVKGHGLGLAYVKEIVEKHHGTVFVESEKGKGSTFTVKLPLI; via the coding sequence ATGGGTAAGAAAATGTTTGTTCTTATTGTGGTTTTAATGAGCATTTCCTTGATAGGAATTATTGCTGTGCAGTTGTTTTGGATAAACAATGCAGTTGAAAGCAGAAATGAGCAATTTAAGAATGATATTCAAAAATCTTTGGGTAATGTAACTCAAAGAATAAATGATAAAGAGGAAGCTTTTTTTGATAAAAAAATGGAAGATTTCTTTGATAACGTTGGTTTGGCTAACGACGCTCAAATAAGAAATTATTTGTTTCAAGAAATAGATACTATTACGAAAGAGCGTTTTTCTATAGGGACTACTTATTTAGAAGAAAATTTTAAACTACCAACAGAGTTTTTAGACAATGATTCTATCATAGTAAAAAGAGTTACTGGCAAACAAGATTTTTTTCATTCAAGATTAATTAAAGGAGTAGACAATGCTTTTTCTTCTACAGATGAAAACAGATACTCTTTTACTAAAAGATTTAAGAAAATAGAAAATGCTTATAATTCGGCATATTTTGAAGATTATAAAAAAATTACTCCTCTTCATCAAAGAATAAGTAATAACGATTTAAATAATACGATTAAGGAAGAATTAGAAAAACGAAATGTATATTTAGATTTTAAATATGGTGTTTATAGTAAAGATGGTTTAGCTACAAAACTAAAATCTGGATATTATACTATAAACAAAAAAGAAAGCTATCCGTATCCTCTTTTTTTTAATGAAAATGGGGACGTTGAGTATGAGTTGTATGTAACTTTTCCGTCTAAAGATAAACACATACTTTCTGGTCTTTCGGGTATTTTAATACTTTCATTGTCCTTTATTTTTATCATTATTATCGCTTTTTCTAGTTCATTATATCAATTAATTAGACAGAAAAAAATATCAGAAATAAAAACTGATTTTATAAATAATATGACGCATGAGTTTAAAACACCAATTGCTACCATTAACCTTGCTTTAGACTCTATCAAGAATCCAAAGATTATTAATGATAACGAAAAAGTGTTGCGTTATGTAAAAATGATTAGAGATGAGAATAAAAGAATGCACTCTCAAGTAGAGAATGTCTTAAGAATATCTAGGTTAGAAAAAAATCAGTTAGATATTAGTAAGGAAACTATTGATATGCACGACACAATAGAAGATGCAATTACACATGTAAGTTTATTAATAGCTGATAGAAAAGGGACTATAAATACACATTTTGAAGCAATTATAACAGAAATTCCTGGTAACGAATTTCATTTAACAAATATAATTGTTAACATATTAGAAAATGGTTTAAAATATTCTGAAGGTGCACCTAAAATTAATGTGTACACAGAAAGTGCTAATAAATTCTTTATCTTTAAAATAAAAGATGAAGGAATAGGAATGAGTAAAGCGGTTCAAAAACAAGTTTTTGATAAGTTTTATAGAGAACAAAAAGGAAACATACATGATGTAAAAGGCCATGGACTTGGTTTAGCATATGTAAAAGAGATTGTAGAAAAACATCATGGTACTGTTTTTGTAGAAAGTGAGAAAGGAAAAGGAAGTACGTTTACAGTAAAATTACCTTTAATTTAA
- a CDS encoding response regulator transcription factor, producing the protein MGSKKILLVEDDPNFGTVLKDYLALNDYNVTHAKDGIEGLIMFKNSDYDLCILDVMMPRKDGFSLAQDIRTTNKEVPIIFLTAKTLKEDVLKGYAVGADDYLNKPFDSEVLLHKIKAILQRKDTDKTAESEQFEFVIGGFFFNSKLRHLSIGENGEPIKLSPKESKLLRMLAIHKNDLMPRELALTKIWRDDNYFTSRSMDVYIAKLRKYLKPDEHVEILNIHGEGFRMVDKS; encoded by the coding sequence ATGGGAAGTAAAAAAATTTTATTAGTTGAAGATGATCCAAATTTTGGAACAGTCTTAAAAGATTATTTAGCATTAAATGATTATAATGTAACACACGCTAAAGATGGTATAGAAGGTTTAATCATGTTTAAAAACAGCGATTATGACTTATGTATATTAGATGTAATGATGCCTCGTAAAGATGGTTTTTCTTTAGCACAAGATATTAGAACTACCAATAAAGAGGTGCCTATTATTTTCTTAACAGCAAAAACTTTAAAAGAAGATGTTTTAAAAGGATATGCAGTTGGTGCAGATGATTATTTAAACAAACCATTTGATTCGGAAGTATTATTGCATAAAATTAAAGCAATTTTACAGCGTAAAGACACCGATAAAACTGCAGAATCAGAGCAATTCGAATTTGTTATTGGAGGCTTTTTCTTCAATTCTAAATTAAGACATTTATCTATTGGTGAAAATGGAGAACCTATAAAGTTATCTCCAAAAGAAAGTAAATTGTTGCGTATGTTGGCAATTCATAAAAATGATTTAATGCCAAGAGAATTAGCATTGACAAAAATATGGAGAGATGACAATTATTTTACATCTAGAAGTATGGATGTTTATATTGCAAAACTTCGTAAATACCTAAAACCAGATGAACATGTAGAAATTTTAAATATACATGGTGAAGGATTTAGAATGGTAGATAAATCTTAA
- the nusB gene encoding transcription antitermination factor NusB codes for MINRRHIRVKVMQSVYAMLHSYNDDIIKEEKFLKHSILKMYDLYVLNLQLLVEVQKLAAKKIALSKKKILATKEDLNPNNKFLNNRLINTIAESVSIEGYVELNDVNNWEENDEYVKIIFEKLQNSDLYKKYLATEEDSYKVDKAFVIDFFKEIIAPNEKLGEYFEDTMISWSDDIPFVNTWVVKTLSKQKDNTIFVLGKLYKDKDDEDFVSKMFKKTVLNNTEYESIIEEKTPNWETDRIADIDMILIKMAIAEFFNFHSIPTRVTINEYIEISKDYSTEKSSYFINGVLDKISKEFIESKRIVKIGRGLL; via the coding sequence ATGATTAACAGGAGACATATTCGAGTTAAAGTAATGCAATCTGTGTACGCTATGTTACATTCTTATAATGATGATATCATTAAAGAGGAAAAATTTTTAAAACATAGTATTTTAAAAATGTACGATTTGTACGTTTTAAACCTACAGTTATTGGTAGAAGTACAAAAATTAGCAGCTAAAAAAATAGCACTTTCTAAAAAGAAAATTCTTGCTACCAAAGAAGATTTAAACCCAAACAACAAATTTTTAAACAATAGACTGATAAATACCATCGCAGAAAGCGTAAGTATAGAAGGTTATGTTGAATTAAATGATGTAAATAACTGGGAAGAAAATGATGAGTATGTAAAAATTATTTTTGAGAAATTGCAAAATAGCGATTTGTATAAAAAATATTTAGCTACTGAAGAAGATTCTTATAAAGTAGACAAAGCTTTTGTAATTGATTTCTTTAAAGAAATTATTGCACCAAATGAAAAATTAGGAGAATATTTTGAAGACACTATGATTTCTTGGTCTGATGATATTCCTTTTGTAAATACTTGGGTTGTAAAAACATTAAGTAAGCAGAAAGATAATACTATTTTTGTTTTAGGTAAATTATATAAAGACAAGGATGATGAAGATTTTGTATCTAAAATGTTTAAGAAAACAGTTTTAAATAATACAGAGTATGAATCTATTATTGAAGAAAAAACACCAAACTGGGAAACAGATAGAATTGCCGATATAGATATGATTCTAATTAAAATGGCAATTGCAGAGTTTTTTAATTTCCATTCTATACCAACCAGAGTTACTATTAATGAATATATAGAAATATCTAAAGATTATTCTACAGAAAAGAGTAGCTACTTTATTAATGGAGTTTTAGATAAAATTTCTAAAGAATTTATAGAAAGTAAAAGAATTGTTAAAATAGGTAGAGGATTGCTTTAA
- the coaE gene encoding dephospho-CoA kinase (Dephospho-CoA kinase (CoaE) performs the final step in coenzyme A biosynthesis.): MVVGLTGGIGSGKTTVATIFANFNTVAIYNADLEAKKLMNTSPIIKSKIIEEFGDESYLDNQLNRPFIANLVFKDKSKLAALNGIVHPEVKNHFNEFVKLHADKEYILYENAILFESKSNLKCDIIISVYAPLNIRIERTMLRDNTSKIAVENRIKNQWLEDKKLLQSNYVITNLSKENTHFQVLKIHNILTKKEVSI, from the coding sequence ATGGTTGTAGGTTTAACAGGTGGTATAGGAAGCGGTAAAACTACAGTAGCTACTATTTTTGCCAATTTTAATACGGTTGCTATTTACAATGCAGATCTTGAAGCTAAAAAGTTAATGAACACCTCTCCAATAATAAAGTCTAAAATTATTGAAGAATTTGGAGATGAATCTTACCTAGATAATCAATTAAACCGACCTTTTATAGCGAACCTTGTTTTTAAGGATAAAAGTAAATTAGCAGCGTTAAACGGAATTGTACATCCCGAAGTAAAAAATCACTTTAATGAATTTGTAAAGTTACATGCAGATAAAGAGTATATTTTATATGAAAATGCAATTCTTTTTGAAAGTAAAAGCAATCTAAAATGCGATATTATTATATCTGTTTACGCACCTCTTAACATTCGAATAGAAAGAACAATGCTAAGAGATAACACTTCTAAAATAGCGGTAGAAAACAGAATAAAAAACCAATGGTTAGAAGATAAAAAGTTACTACAATCTAACTATGTTATTACCAATTTAAGTAAAGAAAATACTCATTTTCAGGTTCTTAAAATCCATAATATTTTAACAAAAAAGGAGGTCTCAATTTAA
- the yajC gene encoding preprotein translocase subunit YajC — MYTVIFLQEGMSGSLMSMLPFLAIIVVFYFFMIRPQMNRQKKEKAFQSEIKKGAKVVTSSGIHGKIAEINEAEGTVTIETGAGKIKFERSAVSMELTNKKLAPAKK; from the coding sequence ATGTATACTGTAATATTTTTACAAGAAGGAATGAGTGGTAGTTTAATGAGCATGTTGCCTTTTTTAGCAATTATTGTTGTGTTTTATTTTTTTATGATAAGACCACAAATGAATCGTCAGAAAAAAGAAAAAGCTTTTCAATCTGAAATTAAAAAAGGAGCAAAAGTGGTTACTTCTAGTGGTATTCATGGTAAAATAGCTGAAATTAATGAAGCGGAAGGTACCGTAACTATAGAAACTGGAGCAGGGAAAATTAAGTTTGAACGTTCTGCTGTTTCTATGGAATTAACAAACAAAAAATTAGCACCAGCTAAAAAATAA
- a CDS encoding IS1096 element passenger TnpR family protein, whose protein sequence is MYKIRIILDTKEDVIRTILVDDNLNLEDLHATIAKSFGFGGQEMASFYKTDDEWNQGEEIPLFNMEEIGEGVSMQTCILNETLPQEGDKLIYVYDFLKMWTFYVEVIEVSADKKGDLPQIILTVGEIPSEAPEKEFIAEKLDDGFGDEEDIDDEFGHFDDDYDFTEY, encoded by the coding sequence ATGTACAAAATACGCATAATTTTAGACACAAAAGAAGATGTAATCAGAACTATTTTAGTTGATGACAACTTAAACTTAGAAGATTTACATGCAACAATTGCAAAGTCTTTTGGTTTTGGAGGTCAAGAAATGGCTTCTTTTTATAAAACCGATGATGAGTGGAACCAAGGTGAAGAAATTCCGTTGTTTAATATGGAAGAGATTGGCGAAGGTGTTTCTATGCAGACTTGTATTTTAAATGAGACGTTACCCCAAGAAGGTGATAAACTAATTTATGTGTACGATTTCTTAAAAATGTGGACTTTCTACGTTGAAGTTATTGAGGTTTCGGCTGATAAAAAAGGTGATTTACCACAAATTATTTTAACTGTTGGAGAAATACCTAGTGAAGCACCAGAAAAAGAATTTATTGCAGAAAAATTAGACGATGGTTTTGGTGATGAAGAAGACATTGATGATGAGTTTGGTCATTTTGATGATGATTACGACTTTACTGAATATTAG
- a CDS encoding ABC transporter ATP-binding protein: MKELRHVNKYFSKYKWRLLIGLLITVLAKFLALKIPQIVGDSLNIVEDYQNGTVTNLEDVQHQLLINVLLIIGVAILSGFFTFLMRQTIIVTSRLIEFDLKNEIYQQYQRLSLNFYKKNRTGDLMNRISEDVSKVRMYVGPAVMYTINMIVLLVVGFTQMMSIDVELTMYTLIPFPLLSISIFVLSKVIHKRSTIVQQYLSKLTTFNQEFFSGINVVKSYGIEASIIKDFDKIADESKEKNIHLQKANALFFPLMVFLIGISNLLVLYVGGQLYIENEIQIGTIIEFMLYVNILTWPVAVVGWVTSMVQQAEASQARINEFLQHVPEIQNNSNLPIELKGNVTFKDVTFTYDDTNITALKNINISVKSGETIAILGKTGSGKSTIIELISRLYDTKTGTILLDDIPIKEANLDAVRSQIGFVPQDPFLFSESIEDNIKFGKEDATQEEIIAAAKNADVHKNIIDFPNGYKTVLGERGVTLSGGQKQRVSIARAIIKKPKILIFDDCLSAVDTETEEKILSNLERISKNITTFIISHRISSAKNADKIIVLDQGEIIQQGTHNQLINIDGYYKDLYDQQLLEKEI, translated from the coding sequence TTGAAGGAACTAAGACACGTAAACAAATACTTTTCTAAATATAAATGGCGATTATTAATAGGTTTATTAATAACTGTTTTAGCCAAATTTTTAGCTTTAAAAATACCTCAAATAGTAGGAGACTCTTTAAACATTGTTGAAGATTACCAAAACGGAACCGTTACTAATTTAGAAGACGTACAGCATCAATTATTAATAAACGTACTTCTAATTATTGGTGTCGCTATATTATCTGGATTTTTCACTTTTTTAATGAGACAAACCATTATTGTTACTTCTAGGTTGATAGAATTCGATTTAAAAAACGAGATTTATCAACAATACCAAAGGTTATCTCTTAATTTTTACAAAAAAAACAGAACAGGAGATTTAATGAATCGTATTTCTGAAGATGTTTCTAAAGTTAGAATGTATGTAGGACCTGCAGTAATGTATACTATTAATATGATTGTTTTATTGGTTGTTGGTTTTACTCAAATGATGAGTATTGATGTGGAGTTAACCATGTACACTTTAATTCCTTTTCCTTTATTATCGATTTCAATATTCGTTTTAAGTAAAGTAATACATAAAAGAAGTACAATTGTTCAGCAATATTTATCAAAATTAACCACTTTTAATCAAGAGTTTTTCTCAGGAATTAATGTGGTTAAATCTTACGGAATTGAAGCATCCATTATAAAAGACTTCGATAAAATTGCAGATGAAAGTAAGGAAAAGAACATCCATCTTCAAAAAGCAAATGCGTTATTTTTTCCGTTGATGGTCTTTTTAATTGGTATTAGTAACTTATTAGTTTTATATGTTGGAGGTCAATTATATATAGAAAACGAAATACAAATAGGGACCATTATAGAGTTTATGCTTTATGTAAATATCTTAACTTGGCCCGTAGCTGTTGTAGGTTGGGTTACCTCTATGGTACAGCAAGCAGAAGCTTCACAAGCTAGAATTAATGAGTTTTTACAGCATGTACCAGAAATACAAAATAACAGCAATTTACCAATAGAGTTAAAAGGAAATGTTACTTTTAAAGATGTTACTTTTACGTATGATGATACTAATATAACTGCTCTAAAAAATATTAACATCTCTGTTAAATCTGGGGAAACCATCGCTATTTTAGGTAAAACAGGTTCTGGGAAATCTACTATTATAGAATTAATTTCTAGGTTGTATGACACTAAAACAGGAACTATTTTATTAGATGATATCCCTATTAAAGAGGCTAATTTAGATGCTGTTAGAAGTCAGATTGGTTTTGTCCCACAAGATCCATTTTTGTTTTCTGAAAGCATAGAAGACAATATTAAATTTGGTAAAGAAGACGCTACACAAGAAGAGATTATTGCTGCAGCCAAAAATGCAGATGTACATAAAAATATTATCGATTTCCCTAACGGATACAAAACCGTTTTAGGGGAACGTGGTGTAACGCTTTCTGGTGGACAAAAGCAGCGTGTTTCTATTGCAAGAGCAATAATAAAGAAACCTAAAATTTTAATTTTTGATGATTGCTTGTCTGCTGTAGACACAGAAACTGAAGAAAAAATCCTTTCAAATTTAGAGAGAATATCAAAAAATATTACCACTTTTATAATTAGTCACAGAATCTCTTCGGCCAAAAATGCCGATAAAATTATTGTTTTAGATCAAGGAGAAATTATACAACAAGGAACTCATAATCAACTAATAAACATAGACGGTTATTACAAAGATTTGTATGACCAACAACTTTTAGAAAAAGAAATTTAA